From a single Lolium rigidum isolate FL_2022 chromosome 7, APGP_CSIRO_Lrig_0.1, whole genome shotgun sequence genomic region:
- the LOC124671985 gene encoding uncharacterized protein LOC124671985, whose product MVIGDNVFHAMKNSMPNASLLKSSSGDEALTFNRLFQWLLRSSHCRKKVQDNKSLNIMQWKRLQNCLTSFGFDVVVQEGNFDAKATFRLGVAYHEASHEALRTGDTLVGSPQERTAEGGRGFDDWRWGDHSRHRIGHRSVSKLCLSVLPLEFLNTCLSGMRHNEAVIETSLVLQFFSEHTRIGQCGHLGGNLSDPTNDANGIKKDGTLYDRGTGKEL is encoded by the exons ATGGTGATTGGGGACAATGTTTTTCATGCCATGAAGAACTCGATGCCAAATGCAAGTTTGCTAAAATCATCATCAGGAGATGAAGCTCTGACGTTTAATAG ACTATTCCAGTGGTTACTAAGGAGCAGCCATTGTAGAAAGAAGGTACAAGACAACAAATCTCTGAACATTATGCAGTGGAAGAGGCTGCAAAATTGCTTAACAAGTTTTGGATTTGATGTTGTT GTTCAAGAGGGTAATTTTGATGCCAAGGCCACCTTCCGTCTTGGGGTGGCATACCACGAAGCAAGCCACGAGGCATTGCGCACGGGAGACACTCTTGTTGGCAGCCCACAGGAACGCACGGCAGAGGGCGGAAGGGGTTTTGACGACTGGAGGTGGGGGGATCATAGCCGCCATCGCATA GGCCATAGGTCTGTATCAAAGTTATGTTTAAGTGTATTACCTTTGGAGTTTCTGAACACCTGTTTGTCTGGCATGAGGCACAACGAAGCAGTGATTGAGACCTCT TTGGTACTGCAGTTTTTTTCTGAACACACACGTATTGGGCAATGTGGCCACCTGGGAGGTAATCTTTCAGATCCAACTAATGATGCAAATGGCATCAAGAAAGACGGCACAT TGTATGATCGAGGTACTGGCAAGGAATTGTAG